In one Mycobacterium sp. NBC_00419 genomic region, the following are encoded:
- a CDS encoding patatin-like phospholipase family protein, which yields MAKSETKPVDLVLAGGGVKGIGLVGAVVKLMEAGYRAHRVAGSSAGSIVGALVAAAAKDDQLSPQEVGDLALSLDYRKFRDPGPVERLPLLGPSWAILQGSGIYQGDYARTFVADQLANLGVRTFGDLKLDDDELPEEQRYRLVVTAADVTTGQLVRLPWDYRRVYGLDPDEQLVADAVRASMSIPFVFRPVTLSSAAGRTSTLVDGGLLSNYPIDSLDRRDGKKPRWPTFGVTLLPNLPENNHQVIPALAPLQLFGGPSLLEDVITTILVGRDQAYLNLPRVSARTVRVDSTGVGVLDFDISRREIDALYTRGYEAATDFLSTWDERTYLTRFR from the coding sequence ATGGCCAAGTCGGAGACCAAGCCGGTGGACCTCGTGCTGGCCGGTGGCGGCGTCAAAGGCATCGGTTTGGTGGGAGCGGTGGTCAAGCTGATGGAGGCGGGCTACCGCGCGCACCGGGTGGCCGGATCGTCGGCCGGCTCGATCGTCGGCGCGCTGGTGGCCGCCGCCGCCAAGGACGATCAGCTGTCCCCGCAGGAGGTCGGGGACCTCGCGCTGAGCCTGGACTACCGCAAGTTTCGTGATCCCGGCCCGGTGGAACGGCTTCCGCTACTGGGGCCGTCGTGGGCGATCCTGCAGGGCAGCGGCATCTACCAGGGCGACTATGCCCGCACATTCGTCGCCGACCAACTGGCCAACCTCGGTGTGCGAACCTTCGGTGACCTCAAGCTCGACGACGACGAGCTTCCCGAAGAACAGCGCTACCGGCTGGTCGTCACCGCCGCCGACGTGACCACCGGCCAACTGGTCCGGCTGCCGTGGGACTACCGCCGGGTCTATGGCCTGGACCCCGACGAGCAGCTGGTGGCCGACGCGGTGCGGGCGTCGATGTCGATTCCGTTCGTGTTCCGGCCGGTGACCCTGTCCAGCGCAGCCGGGCGCACGTCCACACTGGTCGACGGCGGGCTGCTGTCCAACTACCCGATCGATTCCCTCGACCGGCGTGACGGCAAGAAACCGCGGTGGCCGACGTTCGGCGTCACGCTGCTGCCGAACCTGCCGGAGAACAACCACCAGGTCATCCCCGCGCTGGCACCCCTGCAACTGTTCGGCGGCCCGAGCCTGCTCGAGGACGTCATCACCACCATCCTGGTCGGCCGCGACCAGGCCTATCTCAACCTGCCGCGGGTGAGCGCACGGACCGTCCGCGTCGACTCCACCGGAGTCGGTGTGCTCGACTTCGACATCTCCCGCCGTGAGATCGACGCGCTCTACACCCGTGGCTACGAGGCCGCGACCGACTTCCTGTCCACGTGGGACGAGCGGACCTATCTCACCCGCTTCCGGTGA
- the hrpA gene encoding ATP-dependent RNA helicase HrpA yields the protein MVICCEPTHILARVSGRSSDELREVRELRARLDGLTIRDAARLGRRLKSLRDVTPEKVAQIAEQVAAAEALIATRTAAVPAITYPDLPVSERRDDLARAISEHQVVVVAGETGSGKTTQLPKICLELGRGIRGTIGHTQPRRLAARTVAQRIADELGTPLGEAIGYTVRFTDQASDRTLVKLMTDGILLAEIQRDRRLLRYDTLILDEAHERSLNVDFLLGYLRELLPRRPDLKVIVTSATIEPERFAAHFSGAPIVEVSGRTYPVEIRYRPLEVAVTADDVDDPDDPDHEIVRTEMRDQTEAIVDAIAELEAEPPGDVLVFLSGEREIRDTAEALRGLKNTEVLPLYARLPTAEQQRVFQPHVGRRVVLATNVAETSLTVPGVRYVVDPGTARISRYSRRTKVQRLPIEPISQASAAQRAGRSGRTAPGVCIRLYSEADFEARPRYTDPEILRTNLAAVILQMAALQLGDIEDFPFLDPPDRRSIRDGVQLLQELGAFDPAGNITDTGRRLAQLPVDPRLGRMILQADAEGCVREVLVLAAALSIPDPRERPADREEAARQKHARFADEHSDFLSYLNLWRYLTEQRKALSGSAFRRMCREEFLHYLRIREWQDLTGQLRSIARDIGIRESGDHEPADPARVHAALVAGLLSHVGLREGDSRDYTGARNSKFVLAPGSVLTKRPPRWIVVADLVETSRLYGRIAARVDPDIVEQVAGDLLQRTYSEPHWDAQRGAAMAFERVTLYGLPLVPRRRVSYAEVDPVVSRELFIHHALVEGEWQTRHHFFRDNTALRAELAEIEERARRRDLLVGEEEIYAFYDTRIPAEAVSVRHFDGWWKKQRHRTPDLLTFTRDDLLRVDDADADRPDTWQAGDLSLPLSYRFEPGAADDGVTVHVPVEVLARLGGAEFGWQVPALREELVTALIRSLPKDLRRNFVPAPDTAKALLSAITPDGAPLLETLQRELHRRTGVLVPISAFDLDKLPAHLRVTFAVQGADGTEVARGKDLEVLQEKLAGSARRAVAQTVGADLERAGLRGWPDDLDALPRSVERAVGGHLVKGYPGFVDAGTAVDIRVFATQSERDPAMAAGLRRLLRLSVASPVKSVEKGLDPRSRLVLAANPDGSLAALLDDCADAAVDVLATTPVWTKAEFGVLRDRVGTALAGTTREVLGRVEKVLTALQEVQVALPERPAASTADAVADIRAQLAGLLPERFVTATGATHLADLARYLTAVVRRLERLSQAPGADRDRMARVHAVRDAYTELLQALSPARAAAADVRDIARMIEEFRVSLWAQQLGTPRPVSEQRIYRAIDAVLS from the coding sequence ATGGTCATTTGTTGCGAGCCTACGCATATCCTGGCCCGAGTGTCCGGACGGTCCAGCGACGAGTTGCGCGAGGTGCGAGAGCTGCGCGCCCGCCTCGACGGCCTGACCATCCGCGACGCGGCCCGGCTGGGCCGTCGGCTGAAGTCCCTGCGCGACGTCACCCCGGAGAAGGTCGCGCAGATCGCCGAGCAGGTCGCCGCCGCCGAGGCGCTGATCGCCACCCGAACGGCGGCCGTGCCCGCCATCACCTACCCCGATCTGCCCGTCAGTGAGCGCCGCGACGATCTGGCCAGGGCCATCAGCGAGCACCAGGTCGTGGTCGTCGCGGGGGAGACCGGCTCCGGCAAGACCACCCAGCTGCCCAAGATCTGCCTCGAGTTGGGCCGCGGGATTCGCGGCACCATCGGGCATACCCAGCCGCGCCGGCTGGCCGCCCGGACCGTCGCCCAGCGGATCGCCGACGAACTCGGTACCCCACTGGGTGAGGCGATCGGCTACACCGTGCGATTCACCGACCAGGCCAGTGACCGCACGCTGGTGAAGTTGATGACCGACGGCATCCTGCTCGCCGAGATCCAGCGCGACCGGCGGCTGCTGCGCTACGACACCCTGATCCTCGACGAAGCCCACGAGCGCAGCCTCAACGTCGACTTCCTGCTGGGCTACCTTCGCGAGCTGCTGCCGCGCCGGCCCGACCTGAAGGTGATCGTCACCTCGGCGACCATCGAACCCGAGCGGTTCGCGGCTCACTTCAGCGGTGCGCCGATCGTGGAGGTCTCCGGACGCACCTATCCCGTCGAGATCCGTTACCGCCCTTTGGAAGTCGCCGTCACCGCTGATGACGTCGACGACCCCGACGACCCCGATCACGAGATCGTCCGTACCGAGATGCGGGACCAGACCGAGGCGATCGTCGACGCCATCGCCGAACTGGAAGCCGAACCGCCCGGTGACGTGCTGGTGTTCCTGTCCGGCGAACGCGAGATCCGCGACACCGCAGAAGCGTTGCGGGGCTTGAAGAATACCGAAGTGCTGCCGCTGTACGCGCGGCTGCCGACCGCCGAGCAGCAGCGGGTGTTTCAACCGCATGTCGGCCGGCGGGTAGTGCTGGCAACCAACGTCGCGGAGACGTCACTGACGGTGCCGGGTGTCCGGTATGTGGTGGACCCCGGCACGGCACGAATCTCGCGCTACAGCAGGCGTACCAAGGTGCAGCGCCTTCCGATCGAGCCCATCTCGCAGGCCTCGGCAGCGCAACGCGCCGGGCGCTCCGGCCGCACGGCGCCCGGGGTTTGTATCCGGCTCTATTCGGAGGCCGACTTCGAGGCGCGCCCCCGCTACACCGATCCGGAGATCCTGCGCACCAATCTTGCCGCGGTGATCCTGCAGATGGCCGCCCTGCAACTCGGCGACATCGAGGACTTTCCGTTCCTCGACCCGCCGGACCGGCGCAGCATCCGAGATGGCGTCCAATTGCTGCAGGAGCTAGGGGCTTTCGACCCCGCGGGGAATATCACCGACACCGGGCGCCGCCTCGCACAGCTGCCGGTCGATCCGCGGTTGGGCCGGATGATTCTGCAGGCCGACGCCGAAGGATGCGTGCGGGAAGTCCTGGTGCTCGCCGCGGCGCTGTCGATTCCCGACCCGCGGGAGCGCCCCGCCGACCGGGAGGAGGCCGCCCGGCAGAAACACGCCCGGTTCGCCGACGAGCACTCCGACTTCCTGTCCTACCTCAACCTGTGGCGCTACCTCACCGAACAGCGCAAGGCATTATCGGGCAGCGCATTTCGGCGAATGTGCCGTGAGGAGTTCCTGCACTACCTGCGAATCAGGGAATGGCAGGACCTCACCGGTCAGCTGCGCAGCATCGCCCGCGACATCGGCATCCGTGAGTCCGGCGACCACGAACCGGCCGATCCTGCCCGGGTGCACGCGGCGCTGGTGGCGGGTCTACTGTCGCATGTCGGCCTGCGAGAAGGTGATTCGCGCGACTACACCGGTGCCCGCAATTCGAAGTTCGTGCTGGCACCCGGTTCGGTTCTGACCAAACGGCCGCCCCGTTGGATCGTGGTGGCCGATCTGGTGGAGACCAGCCGGCTCTACGGGCGCATCGCGGCCCGTGTCGATCCCGACATCGTCGAACAGGTCGCGGGAGATCTGCTGCAGCGCACCTACAGTGAGCCGCACTGGGATGCCCAGCGCGGCGCCGCGATGGCCTTCGAGCGGGTGACGCTCTACGGCCTGCCGTTGGTCCCGCGCCGCCGGGTGAGCTACGCCGAGGTCGATCCGGTGGTGTCCCGGGAGCTGTTCATCCACCACGCCCTGGTCGAGGGCGAGTGGCAGACCCGGCACCACTTCTTCCGCGACAACACCGCGCTGCGTGCCGAACTGGCCGAGATCGAGGAGCGCGCCCGCCGACGTGACCTGCTCGTCGGTGAGGAGGAGATCTACGCGTTCTACGACACCCGGATTCCCGCCGAGGCGGTCTCGGTGCGCCACTTCGACGGCTGGTGGAAGAAGCAGCGTCATCGCACCCCGGACCTGCTGACGTTCACCCGCGACGACCTGCTGCGGGTCGATGACGCCGACGCCGACCGGCCCGACACCTGGCAGGCCGGTGACCTGTCGTTGCCGTTGAGCTACCGGTTCGAGCCGGGCGCTGCCGACGACGGTGTGACGGTGCACGTGCCGGTCGAAGTGCTGGCCCGCCTCGGCGGTGCCGAGTTCGGTTGGCAGGTGCCGGCGCTGCGCGAGGAGCTGGTGACCGCGCTGATTCGCTCACTGCCGAAAGACCTGCGGCGCAACTTCGTTCCCGCACCCGACACCGCCAAGGCGCTGCTGTCGGCGATCACCCCCGACGGTGCGCCCCTGCTGGAGACGCTGCAACGCGAATTGCACCGGCGTACCGGGGTTCTCGTGCCGATCAGCGCTTTCGATCTGGACAAGCTACCGGCGCACCTGCGGGTCACCTTCGCGGTCCAGGGTGCCGACGGCACCGAGGTGGCCCGCGGCAAGGACCTCGAGGTCCTCCAGGAGAAACTGGCCGGCTCGGCTCGCCGCGCTGTCGCCCAGACTGTGGGCGCCGACCTGGAACGGGCCGGGTTGCGTGGCTGGCCCGACGATCTCGACGCACTGCCGCGCAGCGTCGAACGCGCTGTCGGCGGGCACCTCGTCAAGGGCTACCCGGGATTCGTCGACGCCGGGACCGCCGTCGACATCCGGGTGTTCGCCACCCAGTCCGAACGTGATCCGGCGATGGCGGCGGGCTTGCGGCGACTGTTGCGGCTGTCGGTTGCCTCCCCGGTGAAGTCGGTGGAGAAGGGATTGGATCCGCGGTCCCGTCTGGTGCTGGCCGCCAACCCCGACGGATCGCTGGCCGCCTTGCTCGACGACTGCGCCGACGCCGCCGTCGACGTGCTGGCCACCACCCCGGTGTGGACGAAGGCCGAGTTCGGTGTGCTGCGTGATCGGGTGGGCACCGCACTGGCCGGAACCACGCGTGAGGTGCTCGGACGCGTTGAGAAGGTGCTGACAGCGCTGCAGGAGGTTCAGGTGGCGCTGCCCGAGCGGCCGGCCGCGTCGACCGCCGACGCGGTGGCCGATATCCGTGCCCAGCTTGCCGGACTGCTGCCCGAGCGCTTCGTCACCGCCACCGGGGCGACCCACCTGGCAGATCTCGCCCGATACCTCACCGCCGTCGTCCGCCGCCTCGAACGGCTGTCGCAGGCACCGGGCGCCGACCGTGACCGAATGGCGCGGGTGCATGCGGTCCGCGACGCGTATACCGAACTGCTGCAAGCACTTTCACCGGCACGCGCAGCCGCGGCCGACGTCCGCGACATCGCCAGGATGATCGAGGAGTTCCGGGTGAGTCTGTGGGCCCAGCAGCTCGGAACCCCCAGGCCGGTCAGCGAACAACGCATCTACCGCGCGATCGACGCCGTCCTCTCCTGA
- a CDS encoding aminoglycoside phosphotransferase family protein: MTELPHAVRTMAGRGPRWAAWVATLPKLSREVLAQWQLTADGPASHGYCSLVMPVRTPSGAAAVLKIGFPDDESEHEHLALRRWGGDGAVRLLSADPHRRALLLERLHPTDLTAVPDVEACAVVARLYRRIHVPAMPALRTLTSYVERWNTELAELPRSAPIPRRLVEQALALGADLGTDQTPLRVIHTDLHYANVLAAQREPWLVIDPKPVNGDPHYEIAPMLWNRWDELAGDVREGVRRRFYTLVDAAGFDEDRARAWVVVRMVHNAMWALQDGPQADPGWLTTCIALAKAVQG, translated from the coding sequence TTGACCGAGCTGCCCCACGCCGTCCGGACCATGGCCGGCCGCGGTCCCCGGTGGGCGGCGTGGGTCGCCACGTTGCCCAAGCTCAGCCGTGAGGTGCTCGCCCAGTGGCAGCTGACCGCCGACGGGCCCGCCAGCCACGGCTACTGCTCACTGGTCATGCCCGTGCGCACCCCGAGCGGAGCCGCGGCGGTGCTCAAGATCGGCTTCCCCGACGACGAATCCGAACACGAACACCTGGCGCTGCGGCGCTGGGGCGGCGACGGCGCGGTGCGGCTGCTCAGCGCCGATCCGCACCGGCGCGCGCTGTTGCTCGAACGGCTGCACCCCACCGACCTCACCGCTGTGCCCGATGTCGAGGCGTGTGCCGTCGTCGCCCGCCTCTACCGGCGCATCCACGTCCCGGCCATGCCCGCGCTGCGGACGCTGACGTCCTACGTCGAGCGCTGGAACACCGAGCTTGCGGAGTTGCCCCGCAGCGCACCGATCCCCCGTCGGCTGGTGGAGCAGGCGCTGGCCCTAGGCGCCGACCTGGGCACGGACCAGACCCCGTTGCGCGTCATCCACACCGACCTGCACTACGCCAATGTGCTTGCCGCCCAACGGGAACCGTGGCTGGTAATCGACCCCAAGCCGGTCAACGGCGACCCGCACTACGAGATCGCCCCGATGTTGTGGAACCGCTGGGACGAGCTGGCCGGGGACGTCCGCGAGGGGGTGCGGCGCCGGTTCTACACGCTGGTCGACGCGGCGGGGTTCGACGAGGACAGGGCACGGGCGTGGGTGGTCGTCCGGATGGTGCACAACGCGATGTGGGCGCTACAGGACGGCCCCCAGGCCGACCCCGGCTGGCTCACCACCTGCATTGCGCTCGCCAAAGCCGTCCAAGGGTGA
- a CDS encoding S53 family peptidase, giving the protein MSPPRPVRRMLLPLVLAVVVALLVADRVTPPLPYNHVGGPYARLLAQFVDLGPARSDLVRLTAELRDPAQPVALMSWARERGLSVQWRDGDPWATVEGTPRRVAGALDVAVHDYRGKRGDVFYASPQQPAVPGEVGGEVAELGRILGYTPYHEGVPPTPPLDVPDGGLMPTELLTAYNVDTLAAGGYNGAGRTVAVFAFDGFDQRDMDSFADWFSLPRFTPEVVGGMPEHRRGEATMDIQLIHAIAPAAKIVLVNARSTVEGDAAYVKIGKLMESVDQRYPGAVWSFSIGWGCDRVMTRADLAPVRSALSRAHRHGTTAFDASGDLAGLECKGGRTWSDTPSPDDIGVDAVASLPEMTAVGGTTLSTDAEGRWLAEQGWYDVPLTQGSGGGASALFGRPSWQEGFERAGPHDKRLVPDVAAVADPFTGVKFVFNQQVLVGGGTSQSAPIWAGLAAVMNQFLVERGLAQLGDLNPLLYELSRGVGVPAFRDIALGANAVTPVVPGYDMITGLGTPNVENLLKDLLILKSVGR; this is encoded by the coding sequence ATGAGCCCACCGCGTCCTGTTCGTAGGATGCTGCTGCCGTTGGTGCTGGCAGTGGTGGTGGCGTTACTCGTCGCCGACCGGGTGACCCCGCCGCTGCCCTATAACCACGTCGGCGGGCCGTACGCCAGGCTGCTTGCGCAGTTCGTCGACCTCGGGCCGGCCCGCTCGGATCTGGTGCGACTGACCGCCGAGTTGCGCGACCCTGCCCAACCGGTGGCGTTGATGTCGTGGGCGCGCGAGCGCGGCCTGTCGGTGCAATGGCGCGACGGAGATCCGTGGGCGACCGTGGAGGGAACGCCGCGCCGGGTCGCCGGTGCCTTGGACGTGGCCGTCCACGACTACCGGGGCAAGCGCGGCGACGTGTTCTACGCCTCGCCGCAGCAGCCGGCGGTGCCCGGCGAAGTCGGCGGCGAGGTCGCCGAACTCGGCCGGATTCTGGGCTACACGCCCTATCACGAAGGTGTTCCGCCGACACCACCACTGGACGTCCCCGACGGCGGCCTGATGCCGACCGAACTGCTGACCGCCTACAACGTCGACACGCTGGCTGCCGGCGGCTACAACGGCGCCGGCCGAACCGTCGCCGTGTTCGCCTTCGACGGGTTCGATCAGCGCGACATGGACAGCTTCGCCGACTGGTTCTCGTTGCCCCGCTTCACCCCCGAGGTGGTCGGCGGCATGCCCGAGCACCGGCGCGGTGAGGCGACCATGGACATCCAGCTGATCCACGCCATCGCGCCGGCAGCCAAGATCGTGTTGGTCAACGCCCGCTCCACCGTCGAGGGCGACGCCGCCTACGTCAAGATCGGCAAGCTGATGGAGTCGGTCGATCAGCGCTATCCCGGTGCGGTGTGGAGCTTTTCGATCGGCTGGGGATGTGACCGCGTCATGACTCGGGCGGATCTGGCACCGGTCCGCTCGGCGCTGTCACGCGCCCATCGCCACGGCACCACCGCGTTCGACGCCAGCGGCGACCTTGCCGGTTTGGAGTGCAAGGGCGGCCGGACGTGGTCGGACACGCCCAGCCCGGACGACATCGGCGTCGATGCGGTGGCGTCGCTTCCGGAGATGACCGCCGTCGGCGGGACCACGCTGTCTACTGATGCCGAGGGGCGGTGGCTGGCCGAACAGGGTTGGTACGACGTGCCGTTGACCCAGGGCAGCGGGGGCGGCGCGTCGGCGTTGTTCGGGCGACCGTCCTGGCAGGAGGGCTTCGAGCGTGCCGGGCCACACGACAAGCGCCTCGTACCCGACGTGGCGGCGGTCGCCGATCCGTTCACCGGAGTGAAGTTCGTCTTCAACCAGCAGGTGCTGGTGGGTGGGGGCACGTCGCAGTCCGCTCCGATCTGGGCCGGGCTCGCCGCGGTGATGAACCAGTTCCTCGTGGAGCGTGGTCTGGCCCAGTTAGGTGATCTGAACCCGCTGCTCTATGAGCTGTCCCGGGGCGTCGGGGTGCCGGCTTTCCGTGACATCGCCCTGGGTGCCAACGCCGTCACCCCGGTGGTACCCGGCTACGACATGATCACCGGGTTGGGCACGCCGAATGTCGAGAACCTGCTCAAGGATCTGCTCATCCTCAAGTCGGTGGGCCGATGA
- a CDS encoding DUF4344 domain-containing metallopeptidase encodes MVRTPAVWTVVTAAILAAGCGGNTTAPVASSTARETQSSTSKAPAPTAADDAAGRMVVSYEEATTPEAIKGRDLMARTHFLDDVAAAVSENFRLPFDIPVVGSQCGEANDFWDGDEKKLVMCYEDVDESIRVFTEAGDPDPEDTARRIGIASFFHELGHMAIDIYDLPVTGREEDVADQLSAYELLAPDDDGKVDPDYVQAARDTAREYTVLSEEGGELEKEAFADVHTMDQSRAYNFECWIYGSDPTANADIVADGSLPEDRAEGCEQEWEQLTRGWSTLLEPHLR; translated from the coding sequence GTGGTACGCACGCCGGCGGTATGGACGGTGGTGACGGCAGCGATCCTGGCCGCCGGGTGTGGCGGGAACACCACCGCGCCCGTTGCGTCATCGACCGCTCGCGAGACGCAGTCCTCGACCAGCAAGGCCCCGGCCCCCACCGCAGCCGACGACGCGGCGGGCCGGATGGTGGTGAGCTACGAGGAGGCGACCACACCCGAGGCGATCAAGGGTCGAGATCTCATGGCGCGCACCCATTTTCTCGACGACGTGGCCGCGGCTGTCAGCGAGAACTTCCGCCTGCCGTTCGATATCCCGGTGGTCGGATCGCAGTGCGGCGAGGCCAACGACTTCTGGGACGGCGACGAGAAGAAGTTGGTGATGTGCTACGAGGACGTCGACGAGAGCATCCGCGTCTTCACCGAGGCCGGCGACCCCGATCCGGAGGACACCGCGCGGCGCATCGGGATCGCCTCGTTCTTCCATGAGCTCGGCCACATGGCGATTGACATCTACGACCTGCCGGTGACCGGGCGCGAAGAGGATGTGGCCGACCAACTTTCGGCCTACGAACTGCTGGCCCCCGATGACGACGGCAAGGTCGACCCGGATTACGTGCAGGCCGCCCGGGATACCGCCCGCGAATACACCGTACTCAGCGAGGAAGGCGGCGAGCTGGAGAAGGAGGCGTTCGCCGACGTGCACACCATGGACCAGTCCCGCGCCTACAACTTCGAGTGCTGGATCTACGGATCGGATCCGACGGCCAATGCCGACATCGTCGCCGACGGGTCGCTGCCCGAGGATCGCGCCGAGGGATGCGAGCAGGAGTGGGAGCAGCTGACCCGCGGCTGGAGCACCCTGCTGGAGCCGCATCTCCGCTGA
- a CDS encoding Rv0518 family GDSL lipase, with amino-acid sequence MRDALTRTAAAVFSAAVVVGAVVGHSPATHAYQLVNRGSADNRVAVIGDSYTTGTDEGGRGPQSWTAQAWQMLDGQGFRVDADVAAEGGAGYAVRGNQGSVFEDLTVRAVKRDDQLVVFFGSRNDQPADQQKFPVLVSEAFQIARRVAPSAKLLVIGPPWPTANPPDAVLAIRDSLRNQARAVGAIFIDPLAEGWFVGRPDLIGADGVHPNDAGHAYLAQQIAPLIRNQLTIPL; translated from the coding sequence CTGAGGGATGCACTAACTCGGACCGCCGCCGCGGTGTTCTCCGCCGCTGTGGTGGTCGGCGCCGTCGTCGGGCACTCCCCGGCGACGCACGCCTACCAACTGGTCAACCGCGGGTCGGCCGACAATCGCGTCGCGGTGATCGGGGACTCATACACCACGGGCACCGACGAGGGCGGCCGTGGACCGCAGTCCTGGACGGCGCAAGCCTGGCAGATGCTGGACGGCCAGGGATTCAGAGTCGACGCCGACGTGGCCGCCGAGGGCGGGGCGGGTTATGCGGTGCGTGGTAACCAGGGCAGCGTCTTCGAAGATCTGACCGTTCGGGCCGTCAAACGCGACGACCAACTGGTGGTCTTCTTCGGTTCCCGCAACGACCAGCCCGCCGATCAGCAGAAGTTTCCGGTGCTCGTGAGCGAGGCCTTCCAGATCGCGCGCCGGGTCGCGCCGTCGGCGAAGCTGCTGGTGATCGGGCCACCCTGGCCCACCGCCAACCCGCCCGATGCGGTGCTGGCGATCCGGGACAGCCTGCGCAACCAGGCCAGGGCTGTCGGCGCCATCTTCATCGATCCGCTGGCCGAGGGCTGGTTCGTCGGCCGGCCGGACCTGATCGGCGCCGACGGGGTTCACCCCAACGACGCCGGGCACGCGTATCTGGCCCAGCAGATCGCCCCGCTGATCCGCAACCAGCTGACCATCCCGCTGTAG
- a CDS encoding acyltransferase family protein: MGVVRTGEIRALTGLRIVAALWVVLFHFRPLIWAASPRLKDDLAPLLDAGAQGVDLFFILSGFVLTWNYLERMGPSWSTRASLHFLWLRLSRVWPVYLVTMHIAALWIIFTLHVGTVPSPDVEKLTAISYVRQLFMVQLWYEPFFDGTSWDGPAWSISAEWLAYLLFGVAVLVIFRMATVTRARGLLLIAFVASLPPTILLLASGHFYTPWSWLPRIVAQFLAGALACAAVRRLRLTDRSRRVAGYCAVLMTAVIVGILYYYDANPVNGMIDPGGVVVVLFMPLVVALAIGVGSLPALLSTRLLVYGGKISFSLYMVHELVHTAWNWIVAEHQLDFSKVVAKFVVLGLIAAALAGAALLYHGVEEPARRWMRRMVDFRDVKTIRAELPPDPVGGRVASIESHPPRSARAG, encoded by the coding sequence ATGGGTGTCGTGCGAACCGGAGAGATCAGAGCGCTTACCGGCCTCCGCATCGTCGCCGCCCTATGGGTGGTCCTGTTCCACTTTCGTCCGCTGATCTGGGCGGCGTCCCCGCGGCTCAAGGACGACCTGGCACCGCTGCTGGACGCCGGAGCCCAAGGCGTGGACCTGTTCTTCATCCTCAGCGGGTTCGTGTTGACCTGGAACTACCTGGAGCGGATGGGACCCTCCTGGTCGACGCGCGCGAGCCTGCACTTCCTGTGGCTGCGGCTGTCGCGGGTGTGGCCGGTCTATCTGGTGACGATGCACATCGCCGCGCTGTGGATCATCTTCACGCTGCACGTCGGCACCGTGCCGTCGCCGGACGTCGAGAAGCTCACCGCGATCAGCTACGTGCGCCAGCTGTTCATGGTCCAGCTGTGGTACGAGCCGTTCTTCGACGGCACCAGCTGGGACGGCCCGGCCTGGTCGATCAGTGCCGAATGGCTGGCCTACCTGTTGTTCGGCGTGGCGGTGCTGGTGATCTTCCGGATGGCCACGGTCACGCGGGCGCGGGGTCTACTGCTGATCGCGTTCGTCGCCTCACTGCCCCCGACCATCCTGTTGCTGGCCAGCGGACACTTCTATACGCCGTGGAGTTGGCTGCCGCGCATCGTCGCCCAGTTCCTCGCCGGGGCGCTCGCCTGTGCCGCCGTCCGCCGGCTGCGGCTGACCGATCGCAGCCGCCGCGTGGCCGGCTACTGCGCGGTGCTGATGACCGCGGTGATCGTCGGAATTCTCTACTACTACGACGCGAATCCGGTGAACGGGATGATCGACCCCGGTGGTGTGGTCGTCGTGTTGTTCATGCCGCTGGTCGTCGCGCTGGCGATCGGGGTGGGCAGCCTGCCCGCCCTGTTGTCCACACGGCTGCTGGTCTACGGCGGGAAGATCTCGTTCAGCCTGTACATGGTCCACGAACTGGTACACACGGCGTGGAACTGGATAGTCGCCGAACACCAGCTCGACTTCTCCAAGGTCGTGGCGAAATTCGTCGTGCTCGGATTGATCGCGGCGGCGCTGGCCGGTGCGGCACTGCTCTACCACGGTGTCGAGGAGCCGGCCCGGCGCTGGATGCGACGCATGGTCGACTTCCGCGACGTCAAGACCATCCGGGCTGAACTGCCGCCCGACCCCGTCGGGGGCCGGGTGGCCTCGATCGAGAGCCACCCGCCGCGCTCGGCGCGCGCCGGGTGA